One Strix uralensis isolate ZFMK-TIS-50842 chromosome 9, bStrUra1, whole genome shotgun sequence DNA segment encodes these proteins:
- the LOC141947112 gene encoding coagulation factor IX-like isoform X1 — protein sequence MLTQMESSSSLVMFLLLMCSINSSCPFSYSVFMRKDEAHEVLKVHKRANYFLEEIRPGNLERECNEEKCSFEEAKEIFHSQEKTMEFWFNYKNLNPCSTNPCNNGGVCIIRHYNYFCICPPKFGGDNCEKEKLECWYKNGGCWHYCRDSSSAFHVVCSCAKDYTLHEDGKRCVPAARFPCGLTKARQALEQKMLLRGQREHGDDLAKRNESTEGPVRQTELEPSAAGANETLKDAFGQSTCREADAGRAEVAGGASSWNRSLVASLPQELLGDGAAGQEMGGGPEHDEARQGTTGPGQPGSHPAPQNEPRQGPVWQHESMAPAARQKAAVEDAAGQNQSGESARQNQPGAIQTVHDGHNGSSSWGNASDTPQLVPLKVSSTLEHNDSRITGGTLCHRGHCPWQVLIRNSNDVGFCGGSLISSRWVVTAAHCLDLVRPHHVTVGDFDKYQREFKEQKIGVERTWTHPHYDSDIYNSDIALLYLSSDVVFNEYVVPICLPSPSLAALLSAEGRTGTVSGWGATHTRGSTLRFLMKVQLPIVSTDTCQRSTARLVTDNMFCAGYSTEVADACKGDSGGPFTVSYHNTWFLLGIVSWGEGCAEKGKYGVYTRVSNYIPWIKETVESVTDSEDFSISFS from the exons ATGCTCACTCAAATGGAGAGTAGTTCCTCACTTGTGATGTTTCTCCTACTGATGTGCTCCATCAACAGCAGCTGCCCATTTTCATACTCAG TGTTTATGAGAAAAGACGAAGCACACGAGGTCCTGAAAGTCCATAAACGTGCTAACTATTTTCTAGAAGAGATTCGTCCAGGGAACTTGGAGAGAGAATGCAATGAGGAAAAGTGTTCATTTGAGGAGGCTAAGGAGATCTTCCATTCGCAGGAGAAAACG ATGGAGTTTTGGTTCAATTACAAAA ATTTAAATCCATGTAGTACAAACCCCTGTAACAATGGCGGAGTCTGCATAATAAGACACTACAATTACTTTTGCATCTGCCCCCCAAAATTTGGAGGAGACAACTGTGAAAAAG AGAAGCTTGAATGCTGGTACAAGAACGGTGGGTGCTGGCACTActgcagggacagcagcagcGCCTTTCACGTGGTGTGTTCCTGCGCGAAGGATTACACCCTGCACGAGGACGGGAAGAGATGTGTGCCAGCAG CACGGTTTCCATGTGGCCTGACTAAAGCCaggcaggctctggagcagaaaATGCTCCTGAGGGGACAGCGTGAGCATGGGGATGATTTGGCCAAGCGGAATGAGAGCACGGAGGGCCCAGTGAGGCAAACGGAGCTGGAACCAAGTGCTGCTGGGGCAAATGAGACCTTGAAGGATGCCTTCGGGCAGAGCACGTGCAGGGAGGCTGACGCTGGACGGGCGGAGGTGGCAGGTGGTGCCTCCAGCTGGAACAGGTCACTGGTGGCCtctctgccccaggagctgctgggggatggtgctgctgggcaggagaTGGGTGGTGGCCCCGAGCATGACGAGGCAAGGCAGGGGACCACCGGACCAGGCCAGCCTGGGAGCCACCCGGCTCCGCAGAATGAGCCTAGGCAGGGCCCTGTGTGGCAGCACGAGAGCATGGCacctgctgccaggcagaaggcGGCGGTGGAAGATGCTGCTGGGCAAAACCAAAGCGGGGAGAGCGCTAGGCAGAACCAACCAGGGGCCATTCAAACCGTGCACGATGGGCAtaatggcagcagcagctggggaaatGCTTCAGACACGCCTCAGCTGGTCCCGCTAAAGGTCAGCTCCACTTTAGAGCACAATGACTCCAGGATAACCGGAGGAACTTTGTGTCACCGTGGACATTGCCCCTGGCAG GTTTTGATCCGGAACAGTAATGATGTTGGGTTCTGTGGAGGGAGCTTAATCAGCAGTCGCTGGGTGGTCACTGCTGCCCACTGCCTCGACCTCGTCCGGCCGCACCACGTGACCGTCG GAGACTTTGACAAATACCAGAGAGAATTCAAAGAACAGAAGATCGGTGTGGAACGAACCTGGACACATCCCCATTATGATTCAGATATCTACAACAGTGACATCGCCCTGTTGTACTTGAGCAGTGATGTTGTTTTTAACGAGTACGTCGTTCCCATCTGCCTGCCGAGCCCGAGCCTCGCGGCCCTGCTCTCTGCCGAGGGACGGACGGGGACGGTGAGCGGCTGGGGCGCCACTCACACCAGGGGCTCCACTCTGCGCTTCCTCATGAAAGTCCAGCTGCCCATCGTGAGCACGGACACCTGCCAGCGCTCCACAGCCAGGCTCGTCACCGATAACATGTTCTGTGCAGGTTACAGCACCGAGGTCGCCGACGCCTGCAAAGGGGACAGCGGGGGCCCCTTCACAGTGTCTTACCACAACACTTGGTTTCTCCTGGGGATCGTGAGCTGGGGCGAGGGCTGCGCTGAGAAAGGAAAATACGGTGTATATACGAGAGTATCCAACTACATCCCCTGGATTAAAGAGACTGTTGAAAGCGTAACAGATTCAGAAGACTTCTCCATTAGCTTCTCTTAA
- the LOC141947112 gene encoding coagulation factor IX-like isoform X2, with the protein MLTQMESSSSLVMFLLLMCSINSSCPFSYSEEIRPGNLERECNEEKCSFEEAKEIFHSQEKTMEFWFNYKNLNPCSTNPCNNGGVCIIRHYNYFCICPPKFGGDNCEKEKLECWYKNGGCWHYCRDSSSAFHVVCSCAKDYTLHEDGKRCVPAARFPCGLTKARQALEQKMLLRGQREHGDDLAKRNESTEGPVRQTELEPSAAGANETLKDAFGQSTCREADAGRAEVAGGASSWNRSLVASLPQELLGDGAAGQEMGGGPEHDEARQGTTGPGQPGSHPAPQNEPRQGPVWQHESMAPAARQKAAVEDAAGQNQSGESARQNQPGAIQTVHDGHNGSSSWGNASDTPQLVPLKVSSTLEHNDSRITGGTLCHRGHCPWQVLIRNSNDVGFCGGSLISSRWVVTAAHCLDLVRPHHVTVGDFDKYQREFKEQKIGVERTWTHPHYDSDIYNSDIALLYLSSDVVFNEYVVPICLPSPSLAALLSAEGRTGTVSGWGATHTRGSTLRFLMKVQLPIVSTDTCQRSTARLVTDNMFCAGYSTEVADACKGDSGGPFTVSYHNTWFLLGIVSWGEGCAEKGKYGVYTRVSNYIPWIKETVESVTDSEDFSISFS; encoded by the exons ATGCTCACTCAAATGGAGAGTAGTTCCTCACTTGTGATGTTTCTCCTACTGATGTGCTCCATCAACAGCAGCTGCCCATTTTCATACTCAG AAGAGATTCGTCCAGGGAACTTGGAGAGAGAATGCAATGAGGAAAAGTGTTCATTTGAGGAGGCTAAGGAGATCTTCCATTCGCAGGAGAAAACG ATGGAGTTTTGGTTCAATTACAAAA ATTTAAATCCATGTAGTACAAACCCCTGTAACAATGGCGGAGTCTGCATAATAAGACACTACAATTACTTTTGCATCTGCCCCCCAAAATTTGGAGGAGACAACTGTGAAAAAG AGAAGCTTGAATGCTGGTACAAGAACGGTGGGTGCTGGCACTActgcagggacagcagcagcGCCTTTCACGTGGTGTGTTCCTGCGCGAAGGATTACACCCTGCACGAGGACGGGAAGAGATGTGTGCCAGCAG CACGGTTTCCATGTGGCCTGACTAAAGCCaggcaggctctggagcagaaaATGCTCCTGAGGGGACAGCGTGAGCATGGGGATGATTTGGCCAAGCGGAATGAGAGCACGGAGGGCCCAGTGAGGCAAACGGAGCTGGAACCAAGTGCTGCTGGGGCAAATGAGACCTTGAAGGATGCCTTCGGGCAGAGCACGTGCAGGGAGGCTGACGCTGGACGGGCGGAGGTGGCAGGTGGTGCCTCCAGCTGGAACAGGTCACTGGTGGCCtctctgccccaggagctgctgggggatggtgctgctgggcaggagaTGGGTGGTGGCCCCGAGCATGACGAGGCAAGGCAGGGGACCACCGGACCAGGCCAGCCTGGGAGCCACCCGGCTCCGCAGAATGAGCCTAGGCAGGGCCCTGTGTGGCAGCACGAGAGCATGGCacctgctgccaggcagaaggcGGCGGTGGAAGATGCTGCTGGGCAAAACCAAAGCGGGGAGAGCGCTAGGCAGAACCAACCAGGGGCCATTCAAACCGTGCACGATGGGCAtaatggcagcagcagctggggaaatGCTTCAGACACGCCTCAGCTGGTCCCGCTAAAGGTCAGCTCCACTTTAGAGCACAATGACTCCAGGATAACCGGAGGAACTTTGTGTCACCGTGGACATTGCCCCTGGCAG GTTTTGATCCGGAACAGTAATGATGTTGGGTTCTGTGGAGGGAGCTTAATCAGCAGTCGCTGGGTGGTCACTGCTGCCCACTGCCTCGACCTCGTCCGGCCGCACCACGTGACCGTCG GAGACTTTGACAAATACCAGAGAGAATTCAAAGAACAGAAGATCGGTGTGGAACGAACCTGGACACATCCCCATTATGATTCAGATATCTACAACAGTGACATCGCCCTGTTGTACTTGAGCAGTGATGTTGTTTTTAACGAGTACGTCGTTCCCATCTGCCTGCCGAGCCCGAGCCTCGCGGCCCTGCTCTCTGCCGAGGGACGGACGGGGACGGTGAGCGGCTGGGGCGCCACTCACACCAGGGGCTCCACTCTGCGCTTCCTCATGAAAGTCCAGCTGCCCATCGTGAGCACGGACACCTGCCAGCGCTCCACAGCCAGGCTCGTCACCGATAACATGTTCTGTGCAGGTTACAGCACCGAGGTCGCCGACGCCTGCAAAGGGGACAGCGGGGGCCCCTTCACAGTGTCTTACCACAACACTTGGTTTCTCCTGGGGATCGTGAGCTGGGGCGAGGGCTGCGCTGAGAAAGGAAAATACGGTGTATATACGAGAGTATCCAACTACATCCCCTGGATTAAAGAGACTGTTGAAAGCGTAACAGATTCAGAAGACTTCTCCATTAGCTTCTCTTAA
- the LOC141947115 gene encoding vitamin K-dependent protein C-like isoform X2 — MWKLVTIGVLLAACSSRVCSTSIFYSDKDANQVLKIQKRANSFLEELKPGSLERECFEEKCDFEEASEIFETRESTLDFWTKYVDGDQCDTQPCYNGICKDNIGEFSCICNKGWEGALCNYEVKYTNCSVNNGGCEHFCRDDPANQFRSCSCASGYQLMSDHTMCKPVVEFPCGRVKMDYIEPKAGFNIRLIEGKVGRRGDSPWQIMLQNIKGRFLCGGVLIHPSWVLTAAHCTEAQEGIKVRLGKFHRFRTEPDEQTIWVDKCVSHKNYTKTTSDNDIAMLHLTEPVMYNKYALPICLPTRDLAEQELTRTGKQMVVTGWGSTTDVKQNFSTLLSYIQIPMVPRNECAQAMRSAISDNMLCAGSLGDRKDSCSGDSGGPMITKYKDTWFLVGLVSWGEGCGRKEKFGVYTKVSQYLEWIQHQIDEMSASRKG, encoded by the exons ATGTGGAAGCTCGTTACCATaggggtgctgctggctgcctgctctTCACGAGTCTGTAGTACCTCAA TATTTTACAGCGATAAAGATGCAAACCAAGTCCTGAAAATCCAGAAGCGGGCAAACTCTTTTCTGGAGGAGCTGAAACCGGGCTCTCTGGAGCGTGAGTGCTTTGAAGAGAAGTGTGACTTTGAGGAGGCCAGTGAGATATTTGAAACCAGGGAAAGTAca CTAGATTTTTGGACCAAGTATGTAG ATGGAGATCAGTGTGACACACAGCCTTGTTACAATGGGATCTGCAAGGACAATATTGGAGAATTTTCCTGCATCTGTAACAAAGGCTGGGAGGGGGCGTTGTGCAATTATG AAGTCAAATACACCAACTGTTCTGTCAATAATGGTGGATGTGAACATTTCTGTAGGGATGACCCTGCCAACCAGTTCCGCTCTTGCAGCTGTGCCTCTGGGTATCAGCTGATGAGTGACCATACCATGTGCAAGCCTGTAG TGGAGTTCCCCTGTGGAAGAGTGAAAATGGACTACATTGAACCCAAAGCAGGATTCAATATTCGGCTCATCGAAGGAAAAGTAGGAAGAAGGGGAGACAGCCCTTGGCAG attatgTTGCAAAATATCAAAGGGAGATTTCTGTGTGGGGGTGTTCTCATCCATCCATCTTGGGTCCTAACAGCAGCACACTGCACTGAGGCACAAGAGGGGATCAAAGTAAGACTCG GTAAATTCCATCGTTTCCGTACTGAGCCAGACGAGCAAACCATTTGGGTTGATAAATGTGTGAGCCACAAAAATTACACTAAGACGACCTCTGACAATGACATAGCCATGCTGCACTTGACTGAGCCCGTGATGTATAACAAATACGCGCTCCCTATCTGTCTTCCCACCCGCGACCTGGCAGAACAGGAGCTGACAAGAACTGGGAAGCAGATGGTGGTAACTGGCTGGGGCAGCACAACTGATGTTAAACAGAATTTCTCTACTCTCCTCAGTTATATTCAAATCCCCATGGTTCCACGGAACGAGTGTGCTCAGGCAATGAGATCTGCTATCTCTGACAACATGCTGTGTGCTGGGAGCTTAGGAGACAGAAAAGATTCCTGCAGTGGGGACAGTGGAGGCCCTATGATCACTAAATATAAGGATACTTGGTTTTTGGTAGGACTGGTGAGCTGGGGTGAAGgctgtggaagaaaggagaaatttgGAGTCTACACCAAAGTTAGTCAGTATCTTGAGTGGATCCAGCACCAGATAGATGAGATGTCAGCTTCTCGGAAGGGTTGA
- the LOC141947112 gene encoding coagulation factor IX-like isoform X3, whose translation MLTQMESSSSLVMFLLLMCSINSSCPFSYSVFMRKDEAHEVLKVHKRANYFLEEIRPGNLERECNEEKCSFEEAKEIFHSQEKTMEFWFNYKNLNPCSTNPCNNGGVCIIRHYNYFCICPPKFGGDNCEKEKLECWYKNGGCWHYCRDSSSAFHVVCSCAKDYTLHEDGKRCVPAARFPCGLTKARQALEQKMLLRGQREHGDDLAKRNESTEGPVRQTELEPSAAGANETLKDAFGQSTCREADAGRAEVAGGASSWNRSLVASLPQELLGDGAAGQEMGGGPEHDEARQGTTGPGQPGSHPAPQNEPRQGPVWQHESMAPAARQKAAVEDAAGQNQSGESARQNQPGAIQTVHDGHNGSSSWGNASDTPQLVPLKVSSTLEHNDSRITGGTLCHRGHCPWQVLIRNSNDVGFCGGSLISSRWVVTAAHCLDLVRPHHVTVGDFDKYQREFKEQKIGVERTWTHPHYDSDIYNSDIALLYLSSDVVFNEYVVPICLPSPSLAALLSAEGRTGTVTAPRSPTPAKGTAGAPSQCLTTTLGFSWGS comes from the exons ATGCTCACTCAAATGGAGAGTAGTTCCTCACTTGTGATGTTTCTCCTACTGATGTGCTCCATCAACAGCAGCTGCCCATTTTCATACTCAG TGTTTATGAGAAAAGACGAAGCACACGAGGTCCTGAAAGTCCATAAACGTGCTAACTATTTTCTAGAAGAGATTCGTCCAGGGAACTTGGAGAGAGAATGCAATGAGGAAAAGTGTTCATTTGAGGAGGCTAAGGAGATCTTCCATTCGCAGGAGAAAACG ATGGAGTTTTGGTTCAATTACAAAA ATTTAAATCCATGTAGTACAAACCCCTGTAACAATGGCGGAGTCTGCATAATAAGACACTACAATTACTTTTGCATCTGCCCCCCAAAATTTGGAGGAGACAACTGTGAAAAAG AGAAGCTTGAATGCTGGTACAAGAACGGTGGGTGCTGGCACTActgcagggacagcagcagcGCCTTTCACGTGGTGTGTTCCTGCGCGAAGGATTACACCCTGCACGAGGACGGGAAGAGATGTGTGCCAGCAG CACGGTTTCCATGTGGCCTGACTAAAGCCaggcaggctctggagcagaaaATGCTCCTGAGGGGACAGCGTGAGCATGGGGATGATTTGGCCAAGCGGAATGAGAGCACGGAGGGCCCAGTGAGGCAAACGGAGCTGGAACCAAGTGCTGCTGGGGCAAATGAGACCTTGAAGGATGCCTTCGGGCAGAGCACGTGCAGGGAGGCTGACGCTGGACGGGCGGAGGTGGCAGGTGGTGCCTCCAGCTGGAACAGGTCACTGGTGGCCtctctgccccaggagctgctgggggatggtgctgctgggcaggagaTGGGTGGTGGCCCCGAGCATGACGAGGCAAGGCAGGGGACCACCGGACCAGGCCAGCCTGGGAGCCACCCGGCTCCGCAGAATGAGCCTAGGCAGGGCCCTGTGTGGCAGCACGAGAGCATGGCacctgctgccaggcagaaggcGGCGGTGGAAGATGCTGCTGGGCAAAACCAAAGCGGGGAGAGCGCTAGGCAGAACCAACCAGGGGCCATTCAAACCGTGCACGATGGGCAtaatggcagcagcagctggggaaatGCTTCAGACACGCCTCAGCTGGTCCCGCTAAAGGTCAGCTCCACTTTAGAGCACAATGACTCCAGGATAACCGGAGGAACTTTGTGTCACCGTGGACATTGCCCCTGGCAG GTTTTGATCCGGAACAGTAATGATGTTGGGTTCTGTGGAGGGAGCTTAATCAGCAGTCGCTGGGTGGTCACTGCTGCCCACTGCCTCGACCTCGTCCGGCCGCACCACGTGACCGTCG GAGACTTTGACAAATACCAGAGAGAATTCAAAGAACAGAAGATCGGTGTGGAACGAACCTGGACACATCCCCATTATGATTCAGATATCTACAACAGTGACATCGCCCTGTTGTACTTGAGCAGTGATGTTGTTTTTAACGAGTACGTCGTTCCCATCTGCCTGCCGAGCCCGAGCCTCGCGGCCCTGCTCTCTGCCGAGGGACGGACGGGGACG GTTACAGCACCGAGGTCGCCGACGCCTGCAAAGGGGACAGCGGGGGCCCCTTCACAGTGTCTTACCACAACACTTGGTTTCTCCTGGGGATCGTGA
- the LOC141947115 gene encoding vitamin K-dependent protein C-like isoform X1, producing the protein MKELGDSCCSMWKLVTIGVLLAACSSRVCSTSIFYSDKDANQVLKIQKRANSFLEELKPGSLERECFEEKCDFEEASEIFETRESTLDFWTKYVDGDQCDTQPCYNGICKDNIGEFSCICNKGWEGALCNYEVKYTNCSVNNGGCEHFCRDDPANQFRSCSCASGYQLMSDHTMCKPVVEFPCGRVKMDYIEPKAGFNIRLIEGKVGRRGDSPWQIMLQNIKGRFLCGGVLIHPSWVLTAAHCTEAQEGIKVRLGKFHRFRTEPDEQTIWVDKCVSHKNYTKTTSDNDIAMLHLTEPVMYNKYALPICLPTRDLAEQELTRTGKQMVVTGWGSTTDVKQNFSTLLSYIQIPMVPRNECAQAMRSAISDNMLCAGSLGDRKDSCSGDSGGPMITKYKDTWFLVGLVSWGEGCGRKEKFGVYTKVSQYLEWIQHQIDEMSASRKG; encoded by the exons atgaaggagCTAG gtgACTCCTGCTGCAGTATGTGGAAGCTCGTTACCATaggggtgctgctggctgcctgctctTCACGAGTCTGTAGTACCTCAA TATTTTACAGCGATAAAGATGCAAACCAAGTCCTGAAAATCCAGAAGCGGGCAAACTCTTTTCTGGAGGAGCTGAAACCGGGCTCTCTGGAGCGTGAGTGCTTTGAAGAGAAGTGTGACTTTGAGGAGGCCAGTGAGATATTTGAAACCAGGGAAAGTAca CTAGATTTTTGGACCAAGTATGTAG ATGGAGATCAGTGTGACACACAGCCTTGTTACAATGGGATCTGCAAGGACAATATTGGAGAATTTTCCTGCATCTGTAACAAAGGCTGGGAGGGGGCGTTGTGCAATTATG AAGTCAAATACACCAACTGTTCTGTCAATAATGGTGGATGTGAACATTTCTGTAGGGATGACCCTGCCAACCAGTTCCGCTCTTGCAGCTGTGCCTCTGGGTATCAGCTGATGAGTGACCATACCATGTGCAAGCCTGTAG TGGAGTTCCCCTGTGGAAGAGTGAAAATGGACTACATTGAACCCAAAGCAGGATTCAATATTCGGCTCATCGAAGGAAAAGTAGGAAGAAGGGGAGACAGCCCTTGGCAG attatgTTGCAAAATATCAAAGGGAGATTTCTGTGTGGGGGTGTTCTCATCCATCCATCTTGGGTCCTAACAGCAGCACACTGCACTGAGGCACAAGAGGGGATCAAAGTAAGACTCG GTAAATTCCATCGTTTCCGTACTGAGCCAGACGAGCAAACCATTTGGGTTGATAAATGTGTGAGCCACAAAAATTACACTAAGACGACCTCTGACAATGACATAGCCATGCTGCACTTGACTGAGCCCGTGATGTATAACAAATACGCGCTCCCTATCTGTCTTCCCACCCGCGACCTGGCAGAACAGGAGCTGACAAGAACTGGGAAGCAGATGGTGGTAACTGGCTGGGGCAGCACAACTGATGTTAAACAGAATTTCTCTACTCTCCTCAGTTATATTCAAATCCCCATGGTTCCACGGAACGAGTGTGCTCAGGCAATGAGATCTGCTATCTCTGACAACATGCTGTGTGCTGGGAGCTTAGGAGACAGAAAAGATTCCTGCAGTGGGGACAGTGGAGGCCCTATGATCACTAAATATAAGGATACTTGGTTTTTGGTAGGACTGGTGAGCTGGGGTGAAGgctgtggaagaaaggagaaatttgGAGTCTACACCAAAGTTAGTCAGTATCTTGAGTGGATCCAGCACCAGATAGATGAGATGTCAGCTTCTCGGAAGGGTTGA